A DNA window from Schistocerca gregaria isolate iqSchGreg1 chromosome 2, iqSchGreg1.2, whole genome shotgun sequence contains the following coding sequences:
- the LOC126334803 gene encoding cuticle protein 19.8-like: MAYKVIIFAAVVAVARAIYLDAPAVYAPYAARAYAAPAYAAAPAVVAAPAVRTAPVAVAAPAVRAAALPVAAAAPAAVAAAEYDPHPQYSYGYSVSDALTGDSKTHQESRDGDVVQGSYSLVEPDGSVRTVDYTADPVNGFNAVVHKEGGVHPPVAAPAPVAVAAPAVARAAIAAPAVAAAPVVRTAVAAPAIAAAPIARAAIAAPAYATYAAAPFARAAYAAPLYPYGRAYLR, translated from the exons ATGGCTTACAAG GTGATCATCTTCGCGGCAGTTGTGGCTGTGGCCCGCGCCATCTACCTGGACGCTCCCGCGGTGTACGCCCCGTACGCCGCCCGCGCTTACGCCGCCCCCGCttacgccgccgcccccgccgtcgtcgccgcccccgccgtccGCACTGCGCCTGTGGCCGTCGCCGCCCCTGCCGTGAGGGCCGCCGCACTGCCGgtagccgccgccgcccccgcagccgtgGCCGCCGCCGAGTACGACCCGCACCCACAGTACAGCTACGGCTACAGCGTGTCCGACGCGCTGACCGGCGACTCCAAGACCCACCAGGAGAGCCGCGACGGAGACGTCGTCCAGGGCAGCTACAGCCTAGTCGAGCCCGACGGCTCCGTGCGCACCGTCGACTACACCGCTGACCCCGTCAACGGCTTCAACGCCGTCGTGCACAAGGAGGGCGGAGTCCACCCGCCGGTCGCCGCCCCCGCTCCTGTGGCCGTGGCCGCCCCCGCCGTAGCCAGGGCTGCCATCGCCGCCCCTGCTGTGGCCGCCGCCCCTGTGGTGAGGAccgccgtcgccgcccccgccatcgcagCCGCCCCCATCGCCAGGGCAGCCATCGCAGCTCCCGCCTACGCCACCTACGCCGCCGCACCCTTCGCCAGGGCTGCTTACGCTGCTCCTCTCTACCCTTACGGTAGAGCTTACCTCCGCTGA